CTGTTCATTTTCTGTCCTTGTATTTTGTGACTCATGTTATAGATAATCTGCTAGTTTCACTGAAGATgaggtttgtgtttttatttctcattttcccttctgagagaACTGACTTCTGAGAGAAGGATGGAGCCAAAAGGTTTTcacttaaccattttaaaaacagatcgTTCTTTCTTTTATactcaaaaaaactttttttttcattttgagggaAAATCAAGTTATACTACtcattaagaaatttaatatgGAAGGCAGCAGTTATAACTAAAGGAAGCATTAGAATCACTAAAAGTTTATAGGAGATTCAGTTGTTTTTGAAAGTAGAGAGAAGttaagagagagaaacagaagcaggcCCTGGTAAAGGTGGAATGTCATCAAGAGCAGAGGTAGGGAGCTTAGCTCTGATATCGAAATGAAGGAAGATGAGGGAGCTCATACCCATAAAGTAAAGTTGATCACAGAGTTAGTAAACTGCTATTTTGATATTTGTAAAGTAAGTAAATTACCAGGCATCTCGATCCTTGGATGATATACTTTTCACATTACCATGCtgaattaaaaagttgaaattatatagtgttaataaaaaaaatctgcttggggctcctttttaatttatatctTGAAAAATCTAAGTGTACGCTCTTAGTAACAAGTATCTCTTCTAATTGGTAACGCTCATTCTTCAGCCTACTTTGTAGCTTctacctgtttatttttgttcagtgGAATTTACTCAACAAACAGCCAAAACATactattgaatataattttggTGTACTAAGTGATGATGTTTCTtacaaattagattttaaaatatttttctctgtggatTTTAAATGATTATGTACCAGTGAGCTGACTAAATCAAAATAAGTATAATCGCCAGGTGCTATTCAGTGTTTAGAAAAGGGGTACTTTTATGTGGCAAGCCTTTATCATTAATTCACACTTTAAAGTACTTCCCAATCATGTTTTCCACTGCAGATACTTGTTTCAAACCCTACTGCTTTGAAATTGGATCTAAACATTTATTTGGCTGTTCAGATTGTTAATGCTCCTCTGACATAATCAGAAGCTTAATCATTGTTAGAATGTTGAGTACAACTGATTTTCTCAGTCATGAAATTCAATTTTCACTTGTGAAATAGAGATTATTGAATCCATCCCCCCAATTCTGGGCTTAAATCTTATTCCACCTAAGAATAGGTAAGTAGTTTTCATCTTTGACCAATCATTACTATTAGTCTTAATAAAACTCAGTATTTTGCATTATAATTCTAATATATCCAGCCAATTTTATAGGAAAGGCATTGCCCTATAGGGCAattttgtctgcttgtttttcATAATTATCAAGAAGAATACAAGGAAGTGTGTGTAGTACTAAATTTTTATCTAATTCCGAATTTTGTAAAAACTGCCTAGACCAATATTGAAGTTGACCAGTTTTTAAAACAAGTTGACAAAATAGCATTGGGAATTCTGCACGACATTTCTGCTGTTCACTggtgattatttatttaataaattcttaacAGCTTTTATAACTTAAAACTTCATATTTTCAATCAATAGGAAAGAGAACAAGAAGAGAAGTGAAGAAACTATACAGGGTAATGGTCCTCAAACACCAGCTCACCAGTTTCTCACTATCTTACAAATAATTCCCTGGTCTgctatgaaatttaaaaagtaataggaGGAGAGATTGGCAAGATGTACCTCAAAACCAgaaatttttcacatttcagaCATACATTTTggctcagagaggaggctgggctcTTGCAAATTAGCTGTGGGAAGGGAACTCGGATTCTTAACTCTATGGCACTATGAAATTACTAGTATATGGTAACACAGTTTATTAAAATGGTAACAAAAGATCTTGGAACTGCCTTCCAACATTTCTAGTACTTCTTTTAATTTACTAattatcctttttcatattttcatcttGTGTCTAATTGAGGCTTAATATATAAACTATACAATGTTAATgacaaatgattaattttttttccttagatacATCCAGAAAGTGCCCAGAAGAGACTTCCTGCcggaaaaactgaaaaagcagTATTTATAACAGTGGAATTTGTGGATAATTTGTTAAAATGGCAGAAAATAGTGAAAGTAATAAGAATGCAGATGTAAGGCCCAAAACTAGTCGGAGTCGAAGTGCAGATAGAAAGGATGGTTATGTGTGGAGTGGAAAGAAGTTATCTTGGTCGAAAAAGAGTGAAAGTTGTTCAGATGCTGAAACAGTGAATGCTgtagagaaaactgaagttcctTTACGGAGTCAAGAAAGGAAGCACAGCTGTTCATCTATCGAGTTGGACTTAGATCATTCCTGTGGGCATAGATTTTTAGGCCGATCTCTTAAACAGAAACTGCAAGATGCCGTGGGGCAGTGTTTTCCAATAAAGAATTGCAGTAGTCGGCACTCTTCAGGGCTTCCgtctaaaagaaaaattcatatcAGTGAACTCATGTTAGATAAGTGTCCTTTCCCACCTCGATCAGATTTAGCCTTTAGGTGGCATTTTATTAAACGACACACTGCTCCTATAAGTCCCAAATCAGATGAATGGGTAAGCACAGACCTGTCTCAGAGTGAATTGACGGATAGCCAGCTAAAACAACGGAGAAACATGGAAGAAGAGGTCAACTGTTTCTCACATACCAGTGTTCAGCCCTGTGTCATAACCACTAACAATGCTTCGGGTAGAGGTGGTCGTAGGGCTGACTCTATGATGAACCTGGCTTCAAATAACAGTGTAGAAGATAGTGATATGGATTCAGATGATGAAATTATAACACTTTGCACAAGttccaggaaaagaaacaaacccaaaTGGGAAATTGATGAAGAAATCCTGCAGCTGGAAACACCTCCTAAGTACCATACCCAGATTGATTATGTCCACTGTCTTGTACCAGACCTCCTTCAGATCAATAACAATCCATGTTACTGGGGCGTTATGGATAAATATGCAGCTGAAGCTCTACTAGAAGGAAAACCAGAGGGCACCTTTTTACTTCGAGACTCAGCACAGGAAGACTATTTATTCTCTGTTAGTTTTAGACGCTATAGTCGTTCTCTTCATGCTAGAATTGAACAGTGGAATCACAACTTTAGCTTTGATGCACATGATCCTTGTGTCTTCCATTCTCCTGACATTACTGGACTCCTAGAACATTATAAGGACCCGAGTGCCTGTATGTTCTTCGAACCACTTTTATCCACTCCTTTAATTCGGACTTTCCCCTTTTCCCTGCAGCATATATGCAGAACGGTTATTTGTAACTGTACAACTTATGATGGCATTGATGCCCTTCCAATTCCTTCTTCCATGAAATTGTATCTGAAAGAATATCACTATAAATCAAAAGTTAGAGTACTCAGGATTGATGCACCAGAACAACAATGCTAGGAAAAGGGTTGGAACATGAGAATGATTGTatgcatattttcatttaatattttatttttcttattatgccACTTTGAATTTTTCTACAAGGGCAGTTGAAGTGTAAAATAAACCTCTGCCCTAAATTTTACTTTCagatcagtttatttttcttaggaTACAGTAATGTTTAAGGTTACACACTAGGGGTTAATGGATACTTTTGCCCAGGTGTTTGGTTTTTGATTTTATCATTTAGATTGtatacttaattttttccttttcttaactaATTTGCATATGATCCAGGGATATTTGAAATTTGGTAGGCATTGCAAACACAAATAATCTGTAtttcatacttttctttaaaaataatcctttgtcCTTTTCTACATACAAAATGCTTTGTTAACCTATGCCATTGACATTCCTACACATAAAATAGTTTCCCCATCCCTTTTTagagttgttttaaaattcttcagtaaaGCTGAGTGTATTGTAATTTACAATCCACACTAATGTAATTGATGGGTTTTTTGTAATTTACTAATAGGGATGTTAAAGGTTAACAAAATGACTTAAATCAAACTTGATGTGTTTTCACTTTAAGTAAAGTAAGATTACTAAACTTGATTAATCTGCTCAGTAAGAATCAACTGAGGACATATTTCGGAGATGAATTTATTCTATAATGTGGCATGGTCATTTGTTATTCTTTGAATAGATCTTTCTCTCAACCTGGAAGAGTTGCCATCTTCAGAACCTAAGTATTATTCCTTTCTCActggaagctttaaaaataatgataatactatTAATAACTAGTAGTTACTAAAGTAAGAAAGCAACGGGGGTTTCTCTGTATTTACTTATGAACTTTGCTTCTGCATAGCACTTTTATAGAAACTCTGAGCTTTTTACTTTGGAGAAATGCCACAGCTTATAAACAGGCACAAATTTCCATTGGTAACCGAAGAGATCTAagtagtttttcattattttaaattgagcttgaataaaaatttaagaagtaaACATGGAGCTGAGTATTCAGGGGGCTTAATATTGTTTTGATCTTCAGGTTTCAAATAATTATTCCTATTTTCAGAATTAATCTATTATGgcttcaaaaaacagaaaacattttgagaGTTACAGGGCTTATGCCATACTGAACAATACTGGGCACCAGgcataatattttacatttactatCTCAAGAACAGGGAAGCATTTTTAGAAACATCATGATCCCAATGTAGTAAAATAGATGGAGTGATCGCCTATCCAACTCTTTTTGAAAGAATCAGTGAATACTAAGTTTCCTAGACAGTTGTTTCTTCTGGTGAGTTGTCAACCCCTTTGTACAAATTAGCATTTTTAGTATCATAGTAATCTATTTCTTGATGCTAGCTTAGCTCTGGTAGAAAGCAGCATCTACTTGGATTGAAACAAATTTTACTCAAATTTCCAAGTTAGGTGTTTCTTCAGTATCATTGCTTTTATGGTGAAGTAGCATTTCCCTTTCCAGTTCTGCTGTTAACATAAAGGtggcatttttaaataattgcttaaATAAATTTTCAGCAGTTATCACAATATTAAACAATCTATTACCATTATCCTctagcatttctttcttctcagtgaTCTCGAGATTGTCTTGGTTCTAGTGAGGGCTAGCTACTAAAATGGCACCTCTCTTAGCACGGATGAGGCTCAGGATATCAACACCAGTGTCAGAATAAATATCTCTTCTAAAGATGGTATTTCCCTTTTACAAAAGTGGGGAAGTCTCATACTACCTCATCTTTATTGTGGCGCTTTTGTAGATCACTGAGAAGCTTATCTTATTTGCCAATATAACACTTCCTAAATATCCATCTTtagtgaaagaaaattaatagtatGGTAAGACTCTACCCATGATTATAGTTTTTTATCAGAATTTGATATTgagactttctgtttctatgaaacaatattgttttaaatgtttttcttttaaaaataactttttatcagtacagaaaaacaaaggatgaCTAGCTACCAAATATTCTGTTAAATggtaattttataaagaaaagtgaaatataattACGTTGTCTTTTATAATggtaaaaattagtatttatataaaaatcaagatCTAAGTAGCTTTTCATGATATTCAGACTGGTTGCTTGTGATATATTTTCTCTGGCTTTCTAATGTTTTCAACTTCAAGGTATTGATAGgtgttaacattttcaaaatactgcCATTTATACAGCCTTGAAGTAAATGATCTAATAAATGAAAGCAGGGAAGAGACTGATTTACTCTGAAacagtttgtatttttcctttgctaTTTGCAACATTGAAAAGAAATCTGGAAAGTAGACGTATAAGATTTGAGAAGGGAATTGTTTaccatgaaggaaaaagaagagtaataataagttagttaattttttaaagcatgaaggGATTGGAATTTAGAAAGGTTAAATCCTTTCTCAGTGATTTTTGAGGATATGTTTGGAAGAACATTCAGTATGCAGAAgcttaactcattaaaaaatgtaaaaatgtaattaCTGGAATTATGTGTAAGCAAAATGAGTATAAGTTTTGAGAGGAACAATGTGGAAAgataaatatatctaaatataaattttgtaacTCTTAAGTTGGACATTGTGTGCATTTGAAAAGTGTAAATTTCAGAGTTAAGAAAGCGTTCAGCATGGTGGAAATGTGTAGAGTTTATTGGTGAGAGAGAATGGGGttaaaagaaacaagataaaatattaaaattaagaacttagGCATTACCTCAGGGAAAAGCCTTGACAGTGAAAGGGAACTACTTAATCGCTAATAGCTAGTCTGGACCAGACACTTAAATGCGCTTTGGGAATCATCCTGCACTAACCAGGAAATAAACTTGACTTTTGTATTTCTCTATGAAGCTTTCAGGAGTACCCCCCTTgctcccccttttttttaagctacatCATCTTGCTTCATCCTAGAATTCCTGAAACACGCTGAGTTTTTTAGGTTCTTTGAGcatttttatgatttatgaaTTATATCTGATCTTTCTATAACCATGCCATTCACTTAAATAATTCATAGAGGGGATGGTTTAATTTAAAGGAAGACCTAATAGGAAGAAGATTGAAGGAAGCTTTTAGTCAGCCTGCGGCTAGATTTATTGATTTGGTGATCAGACCTGTGTTCTTTCCTGAATTTCAGCTAATGGCAAACTGTGGTCAAAAAATGGCTTTCAGTTAAAGTTTTGATgtcttattataaataatataaagaacgTCTAAGTAATtagaaatccttttaaaaaaaaaaagagcgaatGTGGCAAATAGGACTCATCATTATacaaattccatttctttttataagaaaaacacaaaccatTATCACTTATTCATGAGCCAAAGCCATTAAGATAAATCAAGTTATCAGCTTCCTGTTTCTGAAGTTTGGATCATTTTATAGATCCATGTAATAGAGAGCTTCCTTCCTATGAAACAAAAACCTTGAGACCTAActcttataaatacatttatagtttttgttaaaaatcttttttgtcaCTTTTAGCTATAACCAGAGTCAAATAGGTTATATATTGATTTTAGTAGAGCAAATTTCACAGGAAGAAGATTTAGTTATGTAACATTCCTGGAGACAACACAAGGGAAACTGTTTCGATGTAAAATAGATTGTGTGTTAGGTAATTTAATGCCCAAATGAATAAAGGATTTTAAGTCAAGCAGCTTATTGtttctactttggaaaaaaaCTTAGTTTTAACATAATtagttttatattcatttttatttctaaagagcAGAAAGCACaaggggtttttctttttcaatggcCTATTAGAAATGAGCAACACGACAAGTCTGTCTATACTATCCTAATACATTAAGAAATGgacacaaaatagaaattttggaaatGGTTTGGCTTCTAAGTAGAAATGTAGACTAATGGATATATAAACCCAGTGGAAACGGACTTAAGGCACATGAATCCTGTTTCAAATAaagccagtcttttttttttttttaagtgaagtagtcaattacagtgtgtccatctcttgtgtacagcacaatgtcctagtcatgcatatacatacatacattagttttcatatttaagCCAGtctttttgatttactttttaattttgaatagaTTACTCAATCCTAAatctttctttgctttcatttcctaGCACATAAAGTATAGATAATACTATTTGTCACTTGACTTCCCGAAGGTTAATTCTTCAATTTAGAGGTCACCCTTGGAGcatacttgaaaataatttctgtacaATACTAATGTGATGATAGGTTTTCAAAGTATCCCCTTAGTGAATCCTGCAGATTCACATTCACTTCTTTTACTCTGTAATAGGCTTTCTTGACTTGATTTGACAATAAA
This is a stretch of genomic DNA from Camelus ferus isolate YT-003-E chromosome 6, BCGSAC_Cfer_1.0, whole genome shotgun sequence. It encodes these proteins:
- the SOCS4 gene encoding suppressor of cytokine signaling 4 → MAENSESNKNADVRPKTSRSRSADRKDGYVWSGKKLSWSKKSESCSDAETVNAVEKTEVPLRSQERKHSCSSIELDLDHSCGHRFLGRSLKQKLQDAVGQCFPIKNCSSRHSSGLPSKRKIHISELMLDKCPFPPRSDLAFRWHFIKRHTAPISPKSDEWVSTDLSQSELTDSQLKQRRNMEEEVNCFSHTSVQPCVITTNNASGRGGRRADSMMNLASNNSVEDSDMDSDDEIITLCTSSRKRNKPKWEIDEEILQLETPPKYHTQIDYVHCLVPDLLQINNNPCYWGVMDKYAAEALLEGKPEGTFLLRDSAQEDYLFSVSFRRYSRSLHARIEQWNHNFSFDAHDPCVFHSPDITGLLEHYKDPSACMFFEPLLSTPLIRTFPFSLQHICRTVICNCTTYDGIDALPIPSSMKLYLKEYHYKSKVRVLRIDAPEQQC